The following are from one region of the Rosistilla carotiformis genome:
- a CDS encoding NAD(P)-dependent oxidoreductase, whose protein sequence is MLTIEANKTRIGWIGTGVMGRSMCGHLIDAGFSMTVYNRSPEKASDLVAKGARLVDSPKEVAQQSDLIFTIVGFPSDVRQVTLGPEGTLANASPGSVLIDMTTSQPSLAVEIAQAAQARGIHSVDAPVSGGDIGAREARLSIMIGGDQAVVEALQPCWQAMGKTIVYQGPAGSGQHTKMVNQTLIATGMIGVCEALLYGYKAGLDLPTVMQSIGSGAAGSWSLSNLGPKIIDNDFDPGFFVEHFIKDMGIVLDESHRMGLSMPGLALGKQLYEALKAQGHGRDGTQALIVALAQMSGIDWAKR, encoded by the coding sequence ATGCTCACGATCGAAGCAAACAAAACACGGATTGGTTGGATCGGTACCGGCGTGATGGGCCGCAGCATGTGTGGCCACCTGATCGACGCTGGCTTTTCGATGACCGTCTACAATCGTTCGCCGGAAAAAGCGAGCGATCTGGTCGCCAAGGGAGCACGCTTGGTCGACAGTCCTAAAGAAGTCGCTCAGCAAAGCGACTTGATCTTCACGATTGTCGGCTTCCCCAGCGACGTGCGACAAGTCACCTTGGGCCCCGAAGGAACGTTGGCCAACGCGTCTCCGGGAAGCGTCTTGATCGACATGACGACCAGCCAACCCTCGTTGGCGGTGGAGATCGCTCAAGCGGCACAAGCGCGTGGCATCCACAGTGTCGATGCACCGGTCAGCGGTGGCGACATCGGAGCCCGCGAGGCGCGGCTATCGATCATGATCGGTGGCGACCAAGCGGTCGTCGAAGCCTTGCAGCCCTGCTGGCAAGCGATGGGAAAGACGATCGTCTACCAAGGTCCGGCAGGATCGGGGCAGCACACCAAAATGGTCAACCAAACTTTGATCGCGACCGGCATGATTGGCGTTTGCGAAGCCCTGCTGTATGGCTACAAAGCGGGACTGGATTTGCCCACCGTCATGCAATCGATCGGATCGGGGGCCGCCGGCAGTTGGTCGCTGTCGAATCTGGGCCCCAAGATCATCGACAACGATTTCGATCCCGGATTTTTTGTCGAACACTTCATCAAAGACATGGGGATCGTCTTGGACGAATCGCACCGGATGGGGCTCTCGATGCCAGGCCTCGCATTGGGCAAGCAACTCTACGAAGCCTTGAAGGCGCAGGGCCATGGCCGCGACGGAACCCAAGCATTGATCGTTGCGTTGGCTCAAATGTCGGGAATCGATTGGGCAAAACGGTAA